A portion of the Novosphingobium sp. KA1 genome contains these proteins:
- a CDS encoding helix-turn-helix domain-containing protein, with product MTLPANALPFGNRPPSADDRQIANQLRRILASQKPGEAKLHLTDPKTRKPVEISLTPAMSDLFLKLLRHIGSGDAVTLVPIQQMLTTQQAADLLNMSRPYLIRLIEKGDVAHSMVGRHRRLKAEDVFAYKAERDKIRSKAMDDLIADGAGRY from the coding sequence ATGACACTGCCAGCCAATGCCTTGCCCTTCGGCAACAGGCCGCCCTCTGCCGATGATCGGCAGATCGCCAACCAGCTACGGCGTATCCTTGCCTCGCAGAAGCCCGGCGAAGCCAAACTGCACTTGACCGATCCCAAGACCAGGAAGCCGGTAGAAATCTCGCTGACACCGGCGATGTCGGACCTGTTCCTCAAGTTGCTGCGTCACATCGGGAGCGGAGATGCCGTCACGCTCGTGCCGATCCAGCAGATGTTGACGACGCAGCAGGCAGCAGATCTGCTCAACATGTCCCGTCCCTATCTCATCAGGCTTATCGAGAAGGGCGATGTCGCGCACAGCATGGTGGGCCGGCACCGTCGCCTCAAGGCTGAAGACGTGTTCGCGTACAAGGCGGAGCGCGACAAGATTCGTTCGAAAGCGATGGACGACCTGATTGCGGATGGCGCGGGTCGGTATTGA
- a CDS encoding helix-turn-helix transcriptional regulator has translation MESSAVIRALGALAQEHRLGAFRLLVQAGEQGLPAGEIAERLGVVSSSMSFHLAALANAGLVTQRRQSRSIIYCADFAAMNGLMGYLTDNCCGGVPCMPDLSCGVDQQAARGAA, from the coding sequence GTGGAGTCATCGGCCGTTATACGAGCGCTCGGCGCGCTTGCGCAGGAGCACCGCCTGGGCGCTTTCCGGCTGCTGGTTCAGGCGGGCGAACAGGGACTCCCCGCTGGGGAGATCGCCGAGCGGCTCGGGGTGGTATCGTCGTCGATGAGCTTTCACCTGGCGGCACTGGCCAACGCGGGCCTCGTCACTCAACGCCGCCAGAGTCGCTCGATAATCTACTGTGCGGACTTTGCCGCGATGAACGGTTTGATGGGCTACCTGACCGATAATTGCTGCGGCGGCGTGCCCTGCATGCCTGACCTGTCGTGCGGAGTTGATCAACAGGCAGCGCGCGGCGCGGCTTGA
- a CDS encoding ParB/RepB/Spo0J family partition protein, whose translation MNDIELIPLGKLRLSEANVRKNDSNLFIEELAANIEAKGLLQNLIVVPAKKRGMFDVTAGGRRLRALNFLLTAGKLPKDHPVACRVLDIDAAEQSELSLIENVIRLDMTPTDEIRAYKHFVNEGSDLDAIAKRFGRTRRFIEGRLRLADLADPIFAALEEGKITLDVAKAYATTPNHDRQMMVWNELSNSWQGNNPDSIRRMVTHSAIRSSSPMAKLASEADYLAAGGKIERDLFTEDGGETWIDAEIAQRIAGEKLQAFAAEIAETSGYAWVRPILETRVTYNATEDLHQIHLEPPPLTEEEQVEADKLLETISVLEAESETLDEDDEAAAADFQARWDAASSAYDALHDKPPVIPEEMKANVGCFVIIGADGQPVVASGLYSDKPLERRKARGSEAGDGASGAAGEGGSASAAPKPLSQKLVEELAVQRRDILAINLASNPAIALDYLIFAIADSRALYSAQALGTTLRAPSPSLYLANYPESPAHTLMADIRETLDLSWTEHRRTVDRFSAFSALDDDAKANWLAWCMAKTLEASMGIDRKAGQSGPEPIDLHDHLAALMGINVASHWRPTSANYFDRVSKQALLAHVSEVGGPTMAASFMGSKKGDLSASCEKLFAGETIVAPEVKQAALAWVPEAMRFRVLAASEPDEEGPVEHDPESDAGEVEPADEQDAEAGETVDA comes from the coding sequence ATGAACGACATCGAGTTGATCCCGCTCGGCAAGCTACGCCTGTCCGAAGCCAACGTCCGCAAGAACGACAGCAACCTCTTCATCGAGGAACTGGCCGCCAATATCGAGGCCAAGGGCCTCCTCCAGAACCTGATCGTCGTGCCCGCCAAGAAGCGCGGCATGTTCGATGTGACCGCGGGCGGCCGGCGCCTGCGCGCCCTCAACTTTCTTCTGACGGCGGGCAAGCTTCCCAAGGACCACCCCGTCGCCTGCCGCGTCCTCGACATCGATGCCGCTGAGCAGTCCGAACTCTCGCTGATCGAGAACGTCATCCGGCTCGACATGACGCCGACCGACGAGATCCGGGCCTACAAGCACTTCGTCAATGAGGGCAGCGACCTCGACGCGATCGCCAAGCGGTTCGGCCGCACCCGCCGGTTCATCGAAGGCCGCCTGCGGCTTGCCGACCTCGCCGATCCGATCTTCGCCGCGCTCGAAGAGGGCAAGATCACCCTCGACGTCGCCAAGGCTTATGCGACGACGCCCAACCACGACCGCCAGATGATGGTCTGGAACGAGCTGTCGAACTCCTGGCAGGGCAACAATCCGGACTCGATCCGCCGCATGGTGACGCACAGCGCGATCCGTTCGTCCTCGCCGATGGCCAAGCTTGCCAGCGAGGCCGACTACCTCGCCGCCGGCGGCAAGATTGAGCGCGACCTTTTCACCGAGGACGGCGGCGAGACGTGGATCGATGCGGAGATCGCCCAGCGCATCGCCGGCGAGAAGCTCCAGGCTTTCGCGGCCGAAATTGCCGAAACCTCCGGCTATGCCTGGGTGCGCCCGATCCTCGAGACCCGCGTCACCTACAACGCAACCGAAGACCTCCACCAGATCCATCTCGAACCCCCGCCGCTCACCGAGGAGGAGCAGGTCGAGGCCGACAAGCTGCTCGAGACGATCTCGGTGCTCGAAGCCGAAAGCGAGACCCTGGACGAGGACGACGAGGCTGCCGCCGCGGACTTCCAGGCACGATGGGATGCCGCAAGCAGCGCCTACGATGCGCTCCACGACAAACCCCCGGTGATCCCCGAGGAGATGAAGGCCAATGTTGGCTGCTTCGTGATCATTGGCGCTGACGGCCAGCCTGTGGTTGCGAGCGGCCTCTACAGCGACAAGCCGCTCGAACGCCGTAAGGCGCGTGGGTCCGAAGCGGGAGACGGCGCCAGCGGGGCAGCAGGGGAGGGCGGTAGTGCTTCTGCCGCACCCAAGCCTCTGTCGCAAAAGCTGGTCGAGGAACTCGCCGTCCAGCGCCGCGACATTCTCGCGATCAACCTCGCTTCGAACCCGGCGATCGCGCTCGATTACCTGATCTTCGCCATTGCCGACTCTCGCGCGCTCTACAGTGCGCAGGCCTTGGGCACGACGCTCCGCGCCCCGTCGCCCTCGCTCTACCTAGCCAACTACCCTGAAAGCCCGGCGCACACGCTGATGGCCGATATCCGCGAGACGCTCGACCTGTCGTGGACCGAGCACCGCCGCACGGTCGACCGGTTCTCCGCGTTCAGCGCGCTCGACGACGATGCCAAGGCGAACTGGCTCGCCTGGTGCATGGCAAAGACGCTCGAGGCCAGCATGGGGATCGACAGGAAGGCAGGGCAGTCCGGCCCTGAGCCGATCGACCTCCACGACCATCTCGCCGCGCTGATGGGGATCAACGTCGCCAGCCACTGGCGGCCGACCTCGGCCAACTACTTCGACCGGGTCAGCAAGCAGGCGCTGCTCGCCCACGTCAGCGAAGTCGGCGGACCGACCATGGCGGCGAGCTTCATGGGCTCGAAGAAGGGCGATCTCTCGGCCTCCTGCGAAAAGCTGTTCGCCGGCGAGACCATCGTCGCACCCGAGGTCAAGCAGGCTGCACTCGCCTGGGTGCCCGAGGCCATGCGCTTCCGGGTGCTGGCTGCGAGTGAGCCTGATGAAGAAGGCCCGGTAGAGCACGATCCCGAGAGCGATGCCGGCGAAGTCGAACCTGCCGACGAGCAGGACGCCGAAGCCGGCGAGACCGTCGACGCCTGA
- the arsH gene encoding arsenical resistance protein ArsH encodes MTGAPYARLRTLAEPDRLPALKPTYAHLRPALGLGELDPPPRILLLYGSLRERSYSRLVVEEAARLLQFFGCETRIFDPSDLPLPDQVSGDDHPAVQELREHSLWSEGQVWCSPERHGQITGIMKTQIDHLPLAYKGLRPTQGRTLAVMQVSAGSQSFNSVNTLRVLGRWMRMFTIPNQSSVAKAYEEFDEAGRMKPSSYYDRIVDVVEELVRFTVLLRPHAEQLVDRYSERVDRDCPVDTPVETAALAG; translated from the coding sequence ATGACCGGCGCGCCATACGCGCGGCTGCGGACACTCGCCGAGCCTGACCGGTTGCCGGCCCTCAAGCCCACCTATGCGCACCTCCGGCCGGCACTGGGCCTTGGTGAGCTCGATCCGCCGCCGCGTATCCTGCTGCTCTATGGCTCCTTGCGCGAGCGGTCCTATTCTCGTCTGGTAGTCGAGGAAGCGGCGCGGTTGCTCCAGTTTTTCGGGTGCGAGACCCGCATCTTCGATCCGTCGGACCTTCCGCTCCCCGACCAGGTCTCAGGTGACGACCATCCCGCGGTGCAAGAGCTTCGCGAACACTCGCTCTGGTCGGAAGGCCAGGTCTGGTGCAGCCCGGAACGCCACGGCCAGATTACCGGTATCATGAAGACGCAGATCGACCACCTGCCGCTTGCCTACAAGGGCTTGCGCCCGACACAGGGCCGAACGCTTGCAGTTATGCAGGTCAGCGCCGGTTCGCAATCGTTCAACTCCGTCAATACTCTGCGCGTGCTCGGCCGCTGGATGCGGATGTTCACCATCCCCAACCAGTCGAGCGTCGCCAAGGCCTACGAGGAGTTCGACGAGGCAGGCCGGATGAAGCCGTCGAGCTACTATGACCGGATTGTCGATGTCGTGGAGGAGCTCGTGCGCTTCACGGTCCTCCTGCGCCCCCATGCTGAACAGCTGGTAGATCGCTACTCGGAGCGGGTCGATCGCGACTGCCCGGTCGATACACCGGTGGAGACAGCAGCCCTCGCAGGCTAA
- a CDS encoding ATP-binding protein: MTMITKLRARVSPHAISKVTRIFNGTLDDIFNELFQNARRAGATCITVTAEHMADACLITVSDDGAGIADPVDLLSLGQSDWSEECRTREDPAGMGFFSLAGLDTVVSSQSAGGAFSLAITGDAWTGEADIDVLPFDGPRGTAIAFRFDPQPDGKLERCVEAAARFLPLAVSYNGKDLASADFLADAHKVIEREGFRIGVFRDRHSPHVATLNFHGVTLKHAFPVVKEVHHTQWSVQVDVIDAPDLVLVLPARKEIYRNAALDRLVALCREAIFSVIREEPFHRLSFEDWLEASLYYDNFPQAARQLPLWYPTLARDSYREVPRFADLEPGAAIYDDTDSFDAVTFGRALRRSNGGEMHRLGGPDPRAFHEPITNFIGYPWYDALPAFVRTGERFTFDGGKPTDEEGAVTVRPDAITIELTDQHDRRLDLETDFAILEDADSWGDPDCAHIALTRTTALGPDDLTDLIIDAVFSPSDDSDADSYDTQETRFRHDAAVRAHAILEGEDAAILAGIRMAFADRVAWRIPHGRTLRLSWSNAASDLSLDPAQEGPVQ, translated from the coding sequence ATGACCATGATCACCAAGCTGCGCGCCCGGGTCTCACCGCACGCGATCTCGAAGGTCACCCGCATTTTCAACGGGACCCTCGACGACATCTTCAACGAACTCTTCCAGAATGCCCGCCGCGCGGGCGCGACCTGCATCACCGTCACCGCCGAGCACATGGCAGATGCCTGCCTCATCACGGTGAGCGATGACGGCGCCGGGATCGCCGACCCGGTCGACCTCCTCTCACTCGGCCAGTCCGACTGGTCCGAGGAGTGTCGAACCCGCGAGGACCCGGCGGGCATGGGCTTCTTCAGCCTTGCTGGCCTCGACACCGTGGTCAGTTCGCAAAGCGCGGGTGGTGCGTTCTCGCTGGCAATCACAGGCGATGCCTGGACCGGCGAGGCCGACATCGATGTGCTGCCCTTCGACGGGCCGCGCGGCACGGCAATCGCCTTCCGGTTCGATCCGCAGCCTGACGGTAAGCTCGAACGCTGCGTCGAGGCGGCGGCCCGGTTTCTGCCGCTTGCCGTCAGTTACAACGGCAAGGACCTCGCCAGCGCCGATTTCCTCGCCGACGCGCACAAGGTCATCGAGCGGGAGGGGTTCCGGATCGGCGTGTTCCGCGACCGGCACTCGCCGCACGTGGCGACGCTCAATTTCCACGGGGTCACCCTCAAACACGCTTTCCCGGTCGTGAAGGAAGTCCATCACACCCAGTGGTCCGTGCAGGTCGACGTGATCGACGCGCCCGATCTCGTCCTGGTCCTGCCCGCCCGCAAGGAAATCTACCGCAACGCCGCGCTCGACCGGCTCGTGGCACTCTGCCGCGAGGCGATCTTTTCGGTCATCCGCGAGGAACCGTTCCACCGCCTGAGCTTCGAGGACTGGCTCGAGGCGAGCCTGTATTACGACAATTTCCCGCAGGCGGCGCGGCAGTTGCCGCTGTGGTACCCGACGCTCGCCCGCGACAGCTACCGCGAGGTGCCGCGCTTTGCCGACCTCGAGCCGGGCGCGGCGATCTATGACGACACGGACTCCTTCGATGCCGTCACCTTCGGCCGTGCCCTGCGGCGCTCGAACGGGGGCGAGATGCACCGCCTCGGCGGCCCCGACCCGCGCGCCTTCCACGAGCCGATCACCAACTTCATCGGCTATCCCTGGTACGATGCCCTCCCGGCTTTCGTCCGTACCGGCGAGCGCTTCACCTTCGATGGCGGCAAGCCGACCGATGAAGAGGGTGCCGTTACCGTCCGCCCCGACGCGATCACGATCGAACTCACCGATCAGCACGACCGGCGGCTCGATCTCGAGACCGACTTTGCGATTCTGGAAGATGCCGATTCCTGGGGTGATCCCGACTGCGCGCACATTGCGCTGACCCGGACCACCGCGCTGGGGCCCGACGATCTCACCGACCTCATCATCGATGCGGTGTTCAGCCCTTCCGACGATTCAGATGCCGACAGCTACGACACCCAGGAGACCCGCTTCCGACACGATGCGGCGGTGCGCGCCCATGCCATCCTCGAAGGCGAGGACGCCGCGATCCTTGCCGGCATCCGCATGGCCTTCGCCGACCGGGTCGCCTGGCGCATCCCGCACGGGCGCACGCTGCGCCTCTCCTGGTCGAACGCCGCCTCCGACCTCTCGCTCGATCCTGCCCAGGAGGGCCCCGTCCAGTGA
- a CDS encoding MIP/aquaporin family protein, whose translation MKRAIAAEAVGSFMLFATVVGSGIMAENLAGGNVALALVGNTAATGAMLYVLITMLGPISGAHFNPAVTLVFRLLRVLDTRQSLGHVAAQLAGGILGVWAAHIMFGIDLIQISTKARTGVGQWVGELVATFGLALTILGTLRHRPQAVPASVALYITAAYWFTSSTSFANPAITLARALTNTFAGIALSDTPAFIACQLVGALVALGVAHLLFPEADLREDALRDV comes from the coding sequence TTGAAGCGCGCGATCGCGGCCGAGGCCGTTGGCAGTTTCATGCTCTTCGCGACCGTCGTCGGCTCTGGGATCATGGCTGAGAACCTCGCTGGCGGTAACGTCGCGCTTGCCCTCGTTGGCAACACAGCCGCGACCGGCGCCATGCTCTATGTGCTTATCACCATGCTCGGCCCGATTTCTGGCGCGCACTTCAACCCGGCGGTGACGCTGGTTTTCCGACTGCTACGCGTGCTCGATACGCGTCAGTCGCTAGGGCATGTCGCGGCGCAGCTCGCGGGCGGGATCCTCGGAGTCTGGGCGGCGCACATCATGTTCGGGATCGATCTGATCCAGATCTCAACGAAGGCCCGCACCGGAGTGGGGCAATGGGTCGGCGAGCTGGTTGCAACCTTCGGACTGGCCCTGACCATTCTCGGTACCCTGCGTCACCGCCCGCAGGCGGTGCCCGCATCGGTCGCACTCTACATAACTGCGGCCTACTGGTTCACGTCATCGACGAGCTTCGCCAACCCCGCGATAACGCTCGCCCGGGCGTTGACCAATACCTTTGCCGGGATCGCCCTTTCGGACACACCTGCTTTTATCGCCTGCCAGCTGGTCGGCGCGCTCGTCGCGCTCGGCGTGGCCCACTTGCTCTTCCCCGAAGCCGATCTGCGTGAGGATGCCCTGCGTGACGTCTGA
- the arsC gene encoding arsenate reductase (glutaredoxin) (This arsenate reductase requires both glutathione and glutaredoxin to convert arsenate to arsenite, after which the efflux transporter formed by ArsA and ArsB can extrude the arsenite from the cell, providing resistance.), translated as MTSDIVIYHNPECGTSRNALAMIRNAGLEPHVIEYLKTPPSRALLESLIHRAGMTPRALLREKGTPYGDLGLADETLSDATLIDAMMAHPILINRPLVVSPLGVKLCRPSEEVLDLLPQRQQAAFAKEDGEPVVDGEGNRVA; from the coding sequence GTGACGTCTGATATTGTCATCTACCACAACCCCGAGTGCGGAACCTCCCGCAACGCCTTGGCCATGATCCGCAATGCCGGTCTCGAACCGCATGTCATCGAGTATCTGAAGACCCCGCCATCACGCGCACTGCTCGAGAGCCTGATCCACCGTGCGGGCATGACGCCGCGTGCACTTCTGCGCGAGAAGGGAACGCCCTATGGCGATCTTGGCCTCGCCGACGAGACGCTGAGCGATGCCACCCTGATCGACGCGATGATGGCTCATCCAATCCTGATCAACCGCCCGCTCGTGGTTTCGCCTCTCGGCGTGAAGCTTTGCCGCCCGTCCGAAGAGGTGCTCGATCTCCTGCCGCAGCGCCAGCAGGCCGCATTTGCCAAGGAAGACGGCGAACCGGTTGTCGATGGCGAAGGGAACCGCGTCGCATGA
- a CDS encoding arsenate reductase ArsC codes for MNILALCTGNSARSILGEAIFNQLGAGRVKAYSAGSRPKGVPHPGALRLLGRRGIDTNSFRSKSWHEFTGPDAPPIDIAITVCGNAAGEACPVFPGTPIRAHWGLPDPADAEGSEAEVDAAFEATWLALTARVAAFLALPFEKLDPRELADHLAEFGRMEGAA; via the coding sequence ATGAACATTCTGGCACTTTGCACGGGCAACTCAGCCCGCTCGATTCTGGGCGAGGCAATCTTCAATCAGTTGGGCGCAGGTCGGGTCAAGGCGTACAGCGCTGGCAGTAGGCCCAAGGGCGTGCCGCATCCTGGCGCGCTGCGCCTGCTCGGACGGCGCGGGATCGATACGAACTCCTTCCGCTCAAAGAGCTGGCACGAGTTCACCGGTCCCGACGCGCCGCCGATCGATATTGCGATCACCGTCTGCGGCAATGCCGCAGGCGAGGCCTGCCCGGTTTTTCCAGGAACGCCGATCAGAGCGCACTGGGGGCTTCCCGACCCTGCCGACGCCGAAGGCAGCGAAGCCGAGGTCGACGCCGCGTTCGAGGCAACATGGCTGGCACTGACCGCAAGGGTCGCGGCGTTTCTGGCGCTTCCGTTCGAGAAGCTCGATCCCCGCGAGCTCGCCGATCACCTTGCCGAGTTTGGTCGCATGGAGGGCGCGGCTTGA
- a CDS encoding ArdC family protein: MRSTERTDIYTRVTNEIVAAIEAGAGSWTMPWHHDGSATSRPVNAGTGKAYRGSNILSLWIAAQAAGYASGRWASYRQWQALGAQVRKGEQSTTIVFWKINQRGEDADGDDEAEEGRGRTRMFARGYSVFNEAQVDGYVAPMIDLLSDDARVHNADAFWCNLGIETRHGGNEAYYVPSEDRVQMPEFAHFKDPAGYYGTLYHEGLHATGASHRCDRDLSGRFGSDRYAAEEAIADLGAALIMADLGIAHHPRPDHAAYIASWLKVLKADARAIFTLASKAQAAADWMHAQQPDSALCQAA, translated from the coding sequence ATGCGCAGCACCGAACGCACCGATATCTACACCCGCGTCACCAATGAGATCGTGGCAGCGATCGAGGCAGGAGCGGGCTCGTGGACCATGCCCTGGCATCACGATGGATCGGCCACCTCACGGCCCGTCAACGCTGGCACCGGCAAGGCCTATCGAGGATCCAACATCCTGAGCCTATGGATCGCGGCGCAGGCGGCAGGCTACGCCTCCGGGCGGTGGGCGAGCTATCGCCAGTGGCAGGCGCTTGGTGCCCAGGTTCGCAAAGGTGAACAGTCCACGACCATTGTCTTCTGGAAGATCAACCAGCGTGGCGAGGATGCGGATGGCGACGACGAAGCAGAGGAAGGCCGCGGCCGCACCCGCATGTTTGCACGCGGCTACAGCGTATTCAATGAGGCTCAGGTCGACGGTTACGTCGCACCCATGATCGACCTCCTCTCGGACGATGCGCGTGTGCACAACGCCGATGCCTTCTGGTGCAACCTTGGCATTGAGACCCGGCACGGTGGCAACGAGGCTTACTACGTGCCTTCGGAAGATCGGGTGCAGATGCCCGAGTTCGCCCATTTCAAGGACCCGGCCGGATATTACGGTACGCTCTACCATGAAGGTCTGCACGCCACGGGAGCTTCGCATCGTTGCGACCGCGATCTTTCGGGCCGTTTCGGTTCGGACCGTTATGCGGCGGAGGAGGCCATCGCGGACCTTGGCGCCGCACTCATCATGGCTGACCTTGGTATCGCGCACCATCCCCGACCGGATCACGCCGCCTATATTGCCTCGTGGCTGAAGGTGTTGAAGGCCGATGCCCGCGCGATTTTCACGCTCGCGAGCAAGGCGCAAGCTGCAGCGGACTGGATGCATGCCCAGCAGCCAGATAGCGCGCTCTGCCAAGCAGCATGA
- a CDS encoding type II toxin-antitoxin system VapC family toxin, producing MKFLLDTHVLLWAAGFPERLTPAARKLINDEGNELVFSAASLWEIAIKNGLGREDFAVDARVLRRALIDNGYVELAISSEHAVAISQLPPIHKDPFDRMLIAQSIVEGITLLTSDETVCRYSGPIRQV from the coding sequence ATGAAATTTCTCCTTGATACACATGTCCTCCTCTGGGCAGCGGGCTTTCCGGAACGATTGACGCCTGCCGCCCGGAAACTGATCAACGATGAGGGCAACGAACTGGTCTTCAGCGCTGCCAGCCTTTGGGAAATCGCGATCAAGAACGGGCTCGGGCGGGAAGACTTCGCAGTCGACGCACGCGTATTGCGCCGGGCGTTGATCGACAACGGATACGTCGAGCTCGCCATTTCAAGCGAACACGCCGTTGCAATTTCCCAGTTGCCTCCGATTCACAAGGACCCATTCGATAGAATGCTGATCGCTCAGTCGATCGTCGAGGGCATCACCTTGCTCACATCAGACGAAACAGTCTGCCGGTACTCCGGACCCATCCGACAGGTCTGA
- a CDS encoding ArdC family protein produces the protein MTRHPKPDVAQVITDLILEKIAAGTAPWLKPWTATSTRPLRHNGVPYSGINTFFLWAVAESRGYASPYWMTFRQALELGAHVRKGESGSFSVFYSSARKTDTDRETGEKSEKTIRFMKWNHVFNASQIEGLPAHYYPEPLDPKSIGELSAEVQAFLDAIPIRVVHGGDSAHYTPSTDTVTLPSPNAFHSIEAYFSTRCHEVCNIASVLVAKAVEGFAALLLPHHRRVCLAISGQES, from the coding sequence GTGACCCGTCACCCCAAGCCCGACGTCGCGCAGGTCATCACCGACCTGATCCTCGAGAAGATCGCCGCCGGCACGGCCCCGTGGCTCAAGCCCTGGACCGCGACCAGCACGCGGCCGCTGCGCCACAACGGGGTCCCCTATTCGGGGATCAACACCTTCTTCCTCTGGGCGGTCGCCGAGAGCCGGGGCTACGCCAGCCCCTACTGGATGACCTTCCGTCAGGCGCTCGAACTCGGCGCCCATGTCCGCAAGGGCGAGAGCGGCTCGTTCAGCGTGTTCTACAGCTCGGCGCGCAAGACCGACACCGATCGCGAGACCGGTGAAAAGAGCGAAAAGACGATCCGGTTCATGAAGTGGAACCACGTCTTTAACGCCTCGCAGATCGAGGGGCTGCCGGCGCACTACTACCCCGAGCCGCTGGACCCCAAGTCGATCGGCGAACTCTCTGCCGAGGTTCAGGCCTTCCTCGATGCGATCCCGATCCGCGTCGTCCACGGCGGCGACAGTGCGCATTACACGCCGAGCACCGACACAGTCACCTTGCCGTCGCCAAACGCGTTCCATTCGATCGAGGCGTATTTCTCGACCCGGTGCCACGAGGTATGTAACATTGCAAGTGTCCTCGTTGCCAAGGCGGTTGAGGGCTTCGCGGCGCTGCTTTTGCCGCACCATCGCAGGGTTTGCCTTGCGATTTCAGGACAGGAGTCCTGA
- a CDS encoding type II toxin-antitoxin system Phd/YefM family antitoxin, whose translation MDTVNIHEAKTHLSRLLERVLRGNAVVIARSGKPIAKMVPIDTAAPSKIKRLGFLKGEMRVPEDFDRMGEGEIEALFEA comes from the coding sequence ATGGACACGGTCAACATTCATGAAGCAAAGACGCATTTGTCGCGCTTGCTCGAGCGCGTGCTGCGCGGGAATGCGGTCGTGATCGCCCGGTCGGGCAAGCCGATTGCGAAAATGGTGCCAATCGACACTGCTGCACCGTCCAAGATCAAGCGCCTGGGTTTCCTCAAAGGGGAAATGCGCGTGCCGGAAGATTTCGACCGTATGGGCGAGGGTGAAATTGAAGCGCTGTTCGAAGCCTGA